The nucleotide window ACACCGGGGACCTGCACAGAGTCACACGGGGAATATGCACAGAGCCACACTGGGGACCTGCACAGAGCCACACCGGGGACCTGCACAGAGTCACACCGGGGACCTGCACAGAGTCACACCAGGGACCCGCACAGAGTCACACCGGGGACCCACACAGAGTCACACCAGGGATGTGCACAGAGACACACCAGGGATGTGCACAGAGACACACCAGGGACTTGCACAGAGTCACACCAGGGATGTGCACAGAGACACAACAGGACCTGCACAGAGCCACACCAGGGATGTGCACAGAATCACACCAGGGACCTGCACAGAGTCACACTGGGGACCTGCACAGAGCCACACCAGGGACCTGCATAGTGACACCAGGGACCTGCACAGAGTCACACCGGGGACCTGCACAGAGTCACACCAGGGATGTGCACAGAGTCACACCAGGGACCTGCACAGAGTCACACTGGGGATGTGCACAGAGTCACATTAGGGACCTGCACAGAGCCACACCAGGAATGTTCACAGAGTCACACCAGAGCcacacagccccacacaggGTCACACAGTGACACACAAGGTCACACGGTCACACACAAGGTCACATAGtcacacacagtgacacacaggGTCACATAGTCACACACAGGGTCACACAGGACCCCAGAGGGTTCCAGACATGTAGAATCCCGCAGGAGCCCACAGGGGCTGTCACACACACCGAGGCACAGCCATCTGTGCAGGTTGACAGGAGCACGGACACTGTCACAGTGTCCCCTGCACACCCACggccagcagtgtccctgctgtgtcagCCCAGGCATGGCCAGCACTGTCCCTCTGTCAGCCCAGATGTGGCCAGCAGTGTCCCTCCTCTGTCATCCCAGATGTGGCCAGCGCTGTCCCTCCTCTGTCAGCCCAGATGTGGCCAGCGCTGTCCCTCCTCTGTCAGCCCAGATGTGGCCAGCGCTGTCCCTCCTGTCAGCCCAGGAGTGGCTCCAGGGCCAGGCTCGGTCCCTGTCCCGGCCgggtgcagggacagctgcagggtggtggctgcagctccccaggcacATCCAAGGAGCTCAGATCCCTGGAGACCCCCGTGGCAGCCGGGGCCGTGGGCAGGGCTGTCCACAAGCGGCTGTGCTGGCAGAAAAAAGCGGTGGCGAGTCCAGAGTCCCATGGAGAGCGACGTGTGCCACGTCCTGGCCTGGCACTGCTCCCGGTGCCCCTGGGCAGGGGGGCTCTGAGCTCAGTCCAGGTCGGTGTTCCAGGTCTGCTCCTGTGTGCCAGAACAGGGCAGGGCCTCCCTGCCGTCCCCAGGGGCAGGGGAGGGAATGATTTAAATTGGGCACCTGCCTCCTCTGCTCACCTGGCTGGGAGtcggcgggaggaggaggaggaggaggaggaggaggatcaGAGCCTGCCGGCATCCAGCCGCTCCGGATACACGGCCAGGAGGTAGGACAGAGCCCACCTGGGAGCCACCAAGGCCACCACAGGGGACCTGCAGGGGAAGCAGGACCTCACCTCTATCCCAAACTCcagtgcagggaggcagctACTGCTGAAACTCTCGGGATCGGTGAGCAGCAGATCTCCAGGCAGAACTTGGTCCTTTTTGGGAAGGGACAAAATGACCGAGTAGTGCCAGGGCTGGCttagctgctgctctgtgtgataTGTTTTGTGTCGCCAATGCTTCAGCCGGGCTGGGATGCGGGAGGGGAACAGCCGGAGCTGCGGGACCCACCAGAGCTCGCCGGCATTCGGGGCCGAAGGCTGGAGCAATGGGACTTGTTGGGATCCAGGGGTGTGGGTGGCACGGTGGAGCTCCCTGggatccagggctggagcagtggGACTTGTTGGGATTCAGGGGTGTGGGTGGCACAGTGGAGCTCCCTGGGATCCAGGCCTGGAGCAGTGGGATGCgctgggatccaggagctgTCACGGTGGGAATCGCTGGGATCCAGGGGTTGTCACAACGGGAATCGCTGGGATCCAGGGGCTGTCACGGTGGGAATCACTGGGATCCAGGGGTTGTCACCACAGGAATCACTGGGATCCAGGGGCTGTCACAGTGGGAATCGCTGGGATCCAGGTGTTGTCACCATGGGAATCGCTGGGATCCAGGGGCTGTCATGGTGAGAATCACTGTGATCCAGGGGTTGTCACGGTGGGAATCGCTGGGATCCAGGGGCTGGAGGCTGTTCCTGGCACGGTGGGGCTCGCTGGGACTGCAGAGCAGTGTCTGGAGCAGTGGGGCTTGGCCAGGAGCCCGGCGAGGAGGCGGCAGGCGGTGCTGCGctggactggggggactggactggggggactgggcTGGGGGGACTGGGCTGGGGGGGActggactggggggactggactggggggactgggcTGGTGTCCGGTCCGGACTGGACCGGACTGGTGTGATTTCCCTCCCCgggggcgggcagggctgggacacccctgggctgggctgctgcgACAGCTCGCAGAGCCAGCCGGCCCCTGCCCCGGGAGCTGCGtgtgcagcccagccccggcaTCGGGAGCCTGATTAGAGAGCTGCTAATGACAGGCTGCAATTGGGAAACGCTTGGCAGTGCAGGGTGTTCACACGACAGCCGTGTCCTACAAAGGTGTCGCCGGCTCCAGGGTGTGACACCTCACTCCAggacccagtgccaccccagcaggCGGCACAAGCAGCCCCTCGCCTCCCGGCTGCACCTCGGAGCCGGGCAGGGACGGAGAGAagctgctgccaggggctggaggcACGAGGTGAGGTGGGACAGAGCCACGGGCAGGGTCCCcggggagcaggggctgggctgggactgCTGGGATGGATCTCAGCCCCAGCATCAATCCAATACCTAAATGGATCCAAAGCAGTGACTCAGAGACTTCCCAACTGTTAAGTAAACAGTGGGAGACTTAAGCTGTGACCCTGATAACGTGTTAAACGTGTCATTAATGTCAGTCACCAGAGTTTACGGGAGATGGGTGTTCCCGAGGAGATCCTCTGCGTTTCCATTCTGCTGTTTTTATAAGCACCGTGGCCTCATCACTGCACGATGCTGGCGATGCTGAAAGTTTGTTTACAGAGCTTCCCAAAAGCACCGGGTGACAACATGAGACATCTGGGAGTGGGTGgcatccctgcctgtggcaggggttggaaccagatgagTTTCAAGgtctcttcccacccaaacaattctgggattccatgatgCATCCGTGATTGTTGCATTAAATAATACAGAGCCCAGTTTTGCAGGACAGGAGGCTGACAGGATGGGGATTGGGGTCTCTGCCCACCCGGTGGCCTTAGAACTAGGAGAGACACAGAGAACCCAGAGGGCcaccccagctgcagcagcacagccagaggaaaggtctccctcagctcctgctgctgctcctggatctGAACAGCCACCCATACATCCCTAAGAATATTCCCACATCCTATGGACTGCCAGGGTGGTTTGGGATCACACAGCCCCCAGGAGGATCCACACAGacacctgggctgtgcctggcacCACGTCCCACCACGCTCATGGGCAGCCTGTGACCAGCACAGGGCCAGCCTGGGCCACTGCCTCAGAGGGCAGAAAATTACTGGCAGCACCAGCCAGCACCTCTCTGGGGCTGTGGCACCATatcaggaagctgctgctgcctcttggTGTGACCTGAGCTTGGGAAGAGACCACCAGTGAAATCTGTTtgtcccagggcagctccagggagcagggagggagcagggagggagtgacgctacctagaacagaggtTAGATGGTGTTAAAGGACAAAGgaggtatttattaaaaggtcttcaaaggatacaccttgggcaaTACAAAAGCCCAGCTGTGGCTACACCCCAGCTGGACAATGGGTCATGacttttcacacttttataagttttggttcatttacatattggggttaattgtccaattacaggTTATGAagtcacagcctcctcccagattgctctcctcaattcacttttatttgcactttttgggcctgaagctgtgaCAGTGCCCTTGGTTCtggagctggaaaaggattgttttgccTGACTGAACTGTGAGGAGAACTTGCTGACACTTTAAATGAAGTCCAGAGTTATAAACTAATGCAGCACAGagtctggaaaatatgaaagctgaAAATTAAGGCATGAGGAGCAGTGGTCCTGTGTCATGCTGGCACCTGGTGGCATCAGCCCAAAAGCAAGGGGTGGTTGTGTCACCCAGGAACAGAAGAGGAAAGTGGCTGAGGCCACAGATCTGAGGCAGTGTCAGGCTCTGAAAGAGTGGGGGGTCCTCGGGGGGCTGCAGTGGGGCCAGGGTGTCCGTGCTGCTGGGATGATGATTCTTGGTGTGGTGCGAGTCTGTCACTAACCCGTGCCGTGCCCTCCAAGCTCTCTGCCCGCCCCGGCTGCAGCCTGGCCCTAGGAttgctgggagggagcagcaaaGGCCCAGATGTGCCTCCCTGCTTCTCCCTGGGCTCCTGTGATCATCTCCAGGGAGAGGCTGCCCCGACACCTCAGCCCACTCAGAGTGGCCTCAACAAACGCTGCTGGTCCCAACTGTGCTCCAATGTTCCAATATGGGGAGGGGGTGACatgaatttgggggtcccagcaAAGCCAGAGGGACTCCCACATCCCCCAGGGGTCCCTCTGGTCCTCCTGgcaaccccaaaatctcccccaagcCCCTCCTCACCCATGGGGACCCCCCCAATAAACACTGCTGGTCCCAAACATGGTTGGGGGTtcaaatttggggagggggacacaTGAAATTTGGGGATCGCCAGCAAAGTCAGAGGGACCCTCACATTCCCCAAGACCCCACTGTGAAAACCACATGGGGATTTGTGTCTTACCAGAGGCTCTGTTTGTTTCTCCCTCCTCAGACGTGCCCAGCgcccccagcagcaggattCCTCCCCAGAGACGATGAGGAAGATGAGTGGATGCTCCCAGGACAACAAGCCGAGCAGCCCAGGGAGTAACCCGGCTGCAGGTGAGCACGAAGAGATGGGTGGGGGCGGGAGCAACTTTATCGCTGGAGTCTTCCTCCAGGCCAAGAAGAAGAGGCTGAGCATCTACGAGGCCATGATGAGGGGGCTGCTGACCCCGGGCACggcgctggtgctgctggaggcgCAGGCGGCGTCGGGGCTGCTCACGGACCCCGCGAGGAACGAGCGGCTCTCGGTGAAGGAGGCGCTGGCTCAGGGACTCATCGGCCGGGACTTCTATGAGAAGCTGCTCTCAGCGGAGGGAGCCGTGACGGGCTACACGGAGCCCTACACAGGACGCAGGATCTCCCTGTTCCAGGCCGTGAAGAAGGATCTCATCGTCAGGGATCACGCCGTCcgcctgctccaggcccagaTCGCCACCGGCGGTATCATCGACCCCGTGCACAGCCACCGTGTCCCCGTGGAGGTGGCCTACAAGCGCGGCTACTTCGACCAGGAGATGAGCCAGATCCTCTCCGACCCCGAGAATCAAGCAAGGACTTGCTTCGACCCCAACACGCACGAGAACCTGACGTACCTGCAGCTGCTGCGCCGCTGCGTGCCCGACCCGGAGACGGggctgctgatgctgcagctgaTGGACAAGGGCTCTGTGCTCTACCAGCTGAGCGAGGATGCCCGCAGAGCCCTGCAGGCCGCCCGCACCACGCTGCCCGTGGGGCTCTTCCAGGGCCAGAGCGTCACCGTCTGGGAGCTCCTCTTCTCCCGCTACGTCCCCGAGCACCggagagaggagctgctgaggaagtaCAAGGCGGGGACAGTCACCATCCTGCAGATGATTGACATCCTCATGGCCACCATCTCCGCGGCAGAAAGGGAGAACGGGGCTCTGGGCTCATCCACAGCCAACCCCAACAACGAGGCGAGGGCGTCACCCCCAGCTCAGGACACGCAGGAGCAACACCTGAGGAAGTCCCTGAAGTCCGCAACTGTCCGTGTCACTGCTGGGGAGTTCCGGGGGCAAACCGTCTCCGTGCTGGACCTGCTCTTCTCCACATACGTCCCTCAGGGGAAgcggcaggagctgctggagctgtacaGGGCAGGGATACTGACCACGGAGCAGGTGGCCACCGTGGTCACCACCATCGTGAACCGAACGGAAGCTGCAAACGCCGCGCTGGTGGCAAACGCCAGGGGCCCACACAGGGCAGTGGCAGCGGCTGGGGAGGGTGGAGAGGATTGTTCGGCACACCTGGATGACGCCTTGAGGTCCACCACCATCAGTGTGCCAGCTGGGGAGCTGCAAGGACAGCAGGTGTCCCTGTGGGACCTGATCCTCTCCGACTACATCCCCGAGGAgaaaaggcaggagctgctggagctgtaccaTGAAAGGTTATTAACTCTGGAGCAGATGACAACTGTTGTCAGCACTCTGATTAGGAAAAAAGAATCTACAGGCAGGAAATTGCACGTTACAGTCAAGAGTTCCAGCAAGGAccctgtgacagcagcaggagaggagggtGACGCCCCCACCAAAGAGGAGCCATGGAAAACAACCCTAAAAACCACAATGGTCGAGGTAGAGGCTGGGGAATTTCGGGGCCACAAGGTCTCGCTGTGGGACCTGCTGCACTCCCACTACATCCCCGAGGagagcaggaaggagctgctggaggtgtACGAGGCAGGTGAGCTGACCCTGGAGCAGGTGAAGACCGTCGTCAGCACCATTGTCACCAGGGCAGCAGCGGCAGAGAGAGCAGAGCCAGCGGAACCTGTGAGcagtcccagggcagagccagcgGCTGAACCCACCCCTCTGCATGAGGATAGGGCCTGGGAGGAGACCCTGAAGGCCACCACAGCTGAGGTGTCGGTGGGGGagttccagggcaggcagaCGTCCCTGTGGGACCTGCTTTTCTCTGACTACATCCCTGAGGAGaagagagaggagctgctggagctgtaccGTGGTGGGACACTGGCCTTGGAGCAGCTGACCCTTGTTGTCACCACTctcattaagaaaaaagaatctACAGGCAGGAAATTGCACGTTACAGTCAAGAGTTCCAGCAAGGAccctgtgacagcagcaggagaggagggtGACAACCCCACCAAAGAGGAGCCATGGAAAACAACCCTAAAAACCACAATGGTCGAGGTAGAGGCTGGGGAGTTTCAGGGCCACAAGGTCTCGCTGTGGGACCTGCTGCACTCCCACTACATCCCCGAGGagagcaggaaggagctgctggaggtgtACGAGGCAGGTGAGCTGACCCTGGAGCAGGTGAAGACCGTCGTCAGCACCATCGtcaccagggcagcagcagcagagagagcagagcCAGCGGAACCtgtgagcagtgccagggcagagccagcgGCTGAACCCACCCCTCTGCATGAGGATAGGGCCTGGGAGGAGACCCTGAAGGCCACCACAGCCGAGGTGTCGGTGGGGGagttccagggcaggcagaCCTCCCTGTGGGACCTGCTTTTCTCTGACTACATCCCTGAGGAGAAgcggcaggagctgctggagctgtatCGTGGTGGGACACTCCccatccaggagctgctcagcaccaCCAGCAGCCTCGCCAGCGACAGC belongs to Taeniopygia guttata chromosome 2, bTaeGut7.mat, whole genome shotgun sequence and includes:
- the LOC115492384 gene encoding epiplakin, whose translation is MRKMSGCSQDNKPSSPGSNPAAGEHEEMGGGGSNFIAGVFLQAKKKRLSIYEAMMRGLLTPGTALVLLEAQAASGLLTDPARNERLSVKEALAQGLIGRDFYEKLLSAEGAVTGYTEPYTGRRISLFQAVKKDLIVRDHAVRLLQAQIATGGIIDPVHSHRVPVEVAYKRGYFDQEMSQILSDPENQARTCFDPNTHENLTYLQLLRRCVPDPETGLLMLQLMDKGSVLYQLSEDARRALQAARTTLPVGLFQGQSVTVWELLFSRYVPEHRREELLRKYKAGTVTILQMIDILMATISAAERENGALGSSTANPNNEARASPPAQDTQEQHLRKSLKSATVRVTAGEFRGQTVSVLDLLFSTYVPQGKRQELLELYRAGILTTEQVATVVTTIVNRTEAANAALVANARGPHRAVAAAGEGGEDCSAHLDDALRSTTISVPAGELQGQQVSLWDLILSDYIPEEKRQELLELYHERLLTLEQMTTVVSTLIRKKESTGRKLHVTVKSSSKDPVTAAGEEGDAPTKEEPWKTTLKTTMVEVEAGEFRGHKVSLWDLLHSHYIPEESRKELLEVYEAGELTLEQVKTVVSTIVTRAAAAERAEPAEPVSSPRAEPAAEPTPLHEDRAWEETLKATTAEVSVGEFQGRQTSLWDLLFSDYIPEEKREELLELYRGGTLALEQLTLVVTTLIKKKESTGRKLHVTVKSSSKDPVTAAGEEGDNPTKEEPWKTTLKTTMVEVEAGEFQGHKVSLWDLLHSHYIPEESRKELLEVYEAGELTLEQVKTVVSTIVTRAAAAERAEPAEPVSSARAEPAAEPTPLHEDRAWEETLKATTAEVSVGEFQGRQTSLWDLLFSDYIPEEKRQELLELYRGGTLPIQELLSTTSSLASDSLEKHFRALPAHTMDLLRSEGSYITFDPSQERRVSVWELLSSKQVSEYKREACLDTYPSGGLTVNRITITTTITTGPWLEKSHPRHL